The following coding sequences are from one Ctenopharyngodon idella isolate HZGC_01 chromosome 17, HZGC01, whole genome shotgun sequence window:
- the nid2a gene encoding nidogen-2 isoform X33, with the protein MTWDKIAVLFLQLLWTVHRVTAIHRHDIYPYGMLYGDVALQEGDDETSKVITLTKPMYFYEASFTNLYVATNGIISTQDLPMEKQYVDDGFPTDFPVIAPFLADIDTSKGKGSIFYRQTESPTVLKRAEADVKRGFPDATFTPTHAFIATWENVSAYEEVTRSSRPSNRVNTFQVVLAYNEKDTYALFLYPEDGLQFFGTRPKESYNVEIELPARVGFTRGELSYFFFSRTEGPYYSVTSNEQSVKNLYQKGNIGEPGVWLFHVGNRYSFQNVVPAQHEVVSTKAPPVLVAVFSDEDYTEEEYPIDPDFQDPTTTEFLEPEQDSSLLERLNQEAPLGQSPLQPSVSGPGEFPQPDPRNLPPEDVTQPQRPLPKHAILQVYPNRVKDVPPHNSGGQVFSVEERVNFESGVIHYSTDNKETCERFQQQCSQNAHCTDYPTGFCCHCNSGFYGNGRHCLPNGAPHRVNGKVRGTVLVGGTVVQLDSIDLHAYIVVGDGRAYTAISEVPEPVGWALMPVAPIGGLFGWLFALELPNSLNGFSITGAEFTRRADVTFYPGNQRLSIVQTATGLDTQNYLNVDTHLQGSVPFIPPGATVQMEPFKDTYQYYPSLITSSSVREFTVVSAEKGTETLTFQVRQNITYRDCTHGHRRGLETQELRMERIFVMYVKEERILRYAITNKIGPLGAGETEPENVNPCYSGNHDCDTTAQCVPGEGQLFSCQCATGYSGDGRNCYDVDECAEGLSSCGAHSHCVNLPGSHRCQCEGGFEFGFDGRTCQDVDECRDQPCHAQALCSNVPGSFHCQCQPGYHGDGFQCHPQNGRPKTQCEQHRDSLQSRNDGVPRVGAFIPECDEEGQYRPQQCHGSTGHCWCVDSRGQERAGTRTPPGTPTINCYEPGRLKTQCEQHRDSLQSGNDGVPRVGAFIPECDEEGQYRPQQCHGSTGHCWCVDSRGQERAGTRTPPGTSRINCDESGRPKTQCEQHRDSLQSGNGGVPRVGAFIPQCDEEGQYRPQQCHGSTGHCWCVDSRGQERAGTRTPPGTPTINCDEPGRPRTQCEQHRDSLQSGNDGFPRVGAFIPQCDEEGQYRPQQCHGSTGHCWCVDSRGQERAGTRTPPGTPRINCDEPGHPKTQCEQHRDSLQSRKDGVPLAGAFIPQCDEEGQYRPQQCHGSTGHCWCVDSRGQERAGTRTPPGTPRINCDEPVYPGRPKTQCEQHRDSLQSGNDGVPRVGAFIPECDEEGQYRPQQCHGSTGHCWCVDSRGQERAGTRTPPGTPRINCDEPGHPKTQCEQHRDSLQSRKDGVPLAGAFIPQCDEEGQYRPQQCHGSTGHCWCVDSRGQERAGTRTPPGTPRINCDEPVIVPPTQRPETVCERWRASLLQQYAGQPDSRHYLPQCDSSGEFNPVQCYGDSSYCWCVDRNGREVPGTRSHDAVKPACIPTVAPPTMRPLPRPDVTPPPAGTSLLYAQGQQIGVLPLNGTQMDKQRSSVLLALHGSIVVGIDYDCRERKVYWTDLAGRTISRASLEPGSESEIIINTALTSPEGLAVDVARRRLFWVDSTPDKIETANLDGSDRRVLFDTDLVNPRAIIVDSPTGTLYWTDWNREAPKIESSSVDGQNRRVLVQDGIGLPNALAYDSTTRQVCWADAGTKRLECISPNGTGRRVVHSNLNYPFSMVSFANHYYYTDWRRDGVVALSRDNQSTDEYLPDQRSHLYGITVAPPHCL; encoded by the exons GTAAACACGTTTCAAGTGGTGCTTGCGTACAATGAGAAGGATACTTATGCGCTCTTCCTATACCCTGAGGATGGCCTGCAGTTTTTTGGGACACGGCCCAAAGAATCTTACAATGTCGAAATTGAGCTTCCAGCTCGTGTGGGTTTTACCAGAGGAGAGCTGTCCTACTTCTTCTTTTCTCGGACTGAAGGGCCTTACTACAGCGTCACCAGCAACGAGCAGTCTGTCAAGAACCTTTACCA AAAGGGAAACATAGGAGAGCCTGGAGTTTGGCTTTTCCATGTTGGAAACAGATATTCCTTCCAGAATGTCGTTCCTGCACAGCATGAGGTTGTTTCAACCAAAGCTCCCCCAGTTCTGGTTGCTGTGTTCTCTGATGAAGACTACACAGAGGAGGAGTACCCCATCGATCCAGACTTTCAGGATCCCACCACAACAGAGTTTCTTGAGCCAGAGCAGGACTCCTCCCTACTGGAGCGTCTCAACCAGGAGGCGCCTCTTGGTCAATCTCCACTTCAGCCCTCAGTGTCTGGTCCAGGTGAATTTCCTCAGCCTGATCCCCGTAATCTCCCCCCGGAGGATGTGACCCAGCCCCAGCGGCCATTACCAAAGCACGCAATTCTGCAGGTGTACCCGAACCGTGTGAAGGACGTCCCACCTCACAACTCTGGTGGCCAAGTGTTCAGTGTTGAGGAGAGAGTGAACTTTGAGTCTGGAG TGATCCATTACTCAACCGATAATAAAGAGACATGCGAGCGCTTCCAGCAGCAGTGCAGTCAGAACGCACACTGCACAGACTATCCCACTGGCTTCTGCTGCCACTGCAACTCAGGATTCTACGGCAACGGCCGCCACTGCCTGCCAAACG GTGCACCTCATCGTGTGAATGGTAAAGTCAGAGGGACTGTGCTGGTGGGTGGCACAGTAGTGCAGCTGGACAGCATTGACCTGCATGCCTACATCGTGGTTGGCGATGGGCGAGCGTACACTGCCATCAGTGAGGTCCCGGAGCCGGTGGGCTGGGCCCTCATGCCTGTGGCCCCCATTGGAGGTCTGTTTGGTTGGCTCTTTGCCCTGGAGCTGCCTAACAGCCTTAATGGCTTCAGTATCACCG GTGCCGAATTCACTCGCCGTGCAGATGTGACCTTCTATCCTGGTAACCAGCGTCTCAGCATCGTCCAGACAGCTACGGGTTTGGATACCCAGAACTACCTCAATGTGGACACTCATTTACAAGGCAGTGTTCCCTTCATCCCTCCTGGTGCTACAGTGCAGATGGAGCCATTTAAGGACACCTACCAGTATTATCCTTCAT TGATTACCTCCTCATCAGTGCGTGAGTTTACAGTCGTGTCAGCTGAAAAAGGAACAGAGACCCTCACTTTCCAGGTCAGACAGAACATCACATACAGGGATTGCACTCACGGGCACCGCAGAGGACTGGAGACACAGGAGCTGAGAATGGAGCGCATATTTGTTATGTACGTCAAAGAGGAGCGCATCCTTCGATATGCCATCACCAACAAGATCGGCCCTCTCGGAG CTGGAGAAACCGAGCCAGAAAATGTGAACCCCTGTTACTCTGGAAATCATGACTGTGACACAACTGCACAGTGCGTGCCGGGCGAGGGACAGCTGTTCTCGTGCCAGTGCGCCACAGGTTACAGTGGAGACGGTCGCAACTGTTATG ATGTGGATGAGTGTGCAGAAGGTCTGAGCTCCTGTGGTGCTCACTCTCACTGCGTGAACCTGCCCGGAAGCCATCGCTGTCAGTGTGAGGGCGGATTTGAGTTTGGATTTGATGGCCGCACATGTCAGG ATGTAGACGAGTGTCGTGACCAGCCGTGTCACGCCCAGGCCTTGTGCTCCAACGTTCCGGGATCTTTCCACTGCCAGTGCCAACCAGGATACCATGGAGATGGTTTCCAGTGCCACCCTCAAAATG GTCGTCCCAAAACCCAGTGTGAGCAGCACAGAGACAGTCTTCAGAGCAGAAACGATGGTGTTCCTCGCGTAGGAGCCTTCATCCCTGAGTGTGATGAGGAGGGTCAGTACaggcctcagcagtgccacggGTCCACAGGTCACTGCTGGTGTGTGGACAGTAGGGGGCAGGAGAGAGCAGGAACCCGAACTCCACCTGGTACCCCGACAATAAACTGTTATGAGCCTG GTCGTCTCAAGACCCAGTGTGAGCAGCACAGAGACAGTCTTCAGAGCGGAAATGATGGTGTTCCTCGCGTAGGAGCCTTCATCCCTGAGTGTGATGAGGAGGGTCAGTACaggcctcagcagtgccacggGTCCACAGGTCACTGCTGGTGTGTGGACAGTAGGGGGCAGGAGAGAGCGGGAACCCGAACTCCACCTGGAACCTCGAGAATAAACTGTGACGAGTCTG GTCGTCCCAAAACCCAGTGTGAGCAGCACAGAGACAGTCTTCAGAGCGGAAACGGTGGTGTTCCTCGTGTAGGAGCCTTCATCCCTCAGTGTGATGAGGAGGGTCAGTACaggcctcagcagtgccacggGTCCACAGGTCACTGCTGGTGTGTGGACAGTAGGGGGCAGGAGAGAGCAGGAACCCGAACTCCACCTGGAACCCCGACAATAAACTGTGATGAGCCTG GTCGTCCCAGGACCCAGTGTGAGCAGCACAGAGACAGTCTTCAGAGCGGAAACGATGGTTTTCCTCGTGTAGGAGCCTTCATCCCTCAGTGTGATGAGGAGGGTCAGTACaggcctcagcagtgccacggGTCCACAGGTCACTGCTGGTGTGTGGATAGTAGGGGGCAGGAGAGAGCGGGAACCCGAACTCCACCTGGAACCCCGAGAATAAACTGTGACGAGCCTG GTCATCCCAAGACCCAGTGTGAGCAGCACAGAGACAGTCTTCAGAGCAGAAAAGATGGTGTTCCTCTGGCAGGAGCCTTCATCCCTCAGTGTGATGAGGAGGGTCAGTACaggcctcagcagtgccacggGTCCACAGGTCACTGCTGGTGTGTGGACAGTAGGGGGCAGGAGAGAGCAGGAACCCGAACTCCACCTGGAACCCCGAGAATAAACTGTGATGAGCCTG TGTATCCAGGTCGTCCCAAGACCCAGTGTGAGCAGCACAGAGACAGTCTTCAGAGCGGAAACGATGGTGTTCCTCGCGTAGGAGCCTTCATCCCTGAGTGTGATGAGGAGGGTCAGTACaggcctcagcagtgccacggGTCCACAGGTCACTGCTGGTGTGTGGACAGTAGGGGGCAGGAGAGAGCGGGAACCCGAACTCCACCTGGAACCCCGAGAATAAACTGTGACGAGCCTG GTCATCCCAAGACCCAGTGTGAGCAGCACAGAGACAGTCTTCAGAGCAGAAAAGATGGTGTTCCTCTGGCAGGAGCCTTCATCCCTCAGTGTGATGAGGAGGGTCAGTACaggcctcagcagtgccacggGTCCACAGGTCACTGCTGGTGTGTGGACAGTAGGGGGCAGGAGAGAGCAGGAACCCGAACTCCACCTGGAACCCCGAGAATAAACTGTGACGAGCCTG TGATAGTGCCTCCAACCCAGCGTCCAGAGACCGTCTGTGAGCGCTGGAGAGCCAGTCTGTTGCAGCAATATGCAGGCCAGCCGGATTCCCGCCACTATCTACCTCAGTGTGACTCCTCCGGCGAGTTCAACCCGGTTCAGTGCTATGGAGACAGCAGCTACTGCTGGTGTGTGGACCGAAACGGACGTGAAGTACCAGGAACCCGCTCACACGACGCTGTGAAACCTGCCT GTATACCGACTGTGGCCCCTCCCACCATGCGCCCTCTGCCTCGCCCAGATGTGACCCCGCCTCCAGCAGGCACATCTTTGCTCTATGCCCAGGGTCAACAGATTGGAGTTTTGCCTCTCAATGGCACACAGATGGACAAGCAGAGATCTTCAGTGCTGCTTGCTCTACAT GGCTCTATAGTGGTCGGCATTGATTACGACTGCAGAGAAAGGAAAGTTTACTGGACAGATCTGGCAGGACGGACAATCAGTCGAGCCAGTCTGGAGCCAGGATCAGAATCTGAGATTATCATCAATACAG CTCTGACGAGTCCAGAAGGTCTTGCTGTAGATGTGGCCCGTAGGAGACTGTTTTGGGTGGACAGCACACCAGACAAGATAGAAACAGCAAACCTTGATGGAAGTGACAGACGTGTTCTGTTTGACACAGACTTAGTGAATCCTAGAGCCATCATTGTGGACTCCCCTACAGG AACCCTCTACTGGACTGACTGGAACCGAGAAGCTCCTAAAATCGAGAGCTCCTCAGTGGATGGACAAAACCGAAGAGTCCTGGTACAGGACGGCATTGGATTGCCCAATGCTTTGGCCTATGACTCCACTACACGCCAGGTCTGCTGGGCCGATGCAG GAACCAAGCGCCTAGAGTGTATATCGCCTAACGGGACAGGGAGACGTGTGGTCCACAGTAACCTGAACTACCCCTTCAGCATGGTCTCCTTCGCCAATCACTACTATTACACAGACTGGAGGAG AGATGGGGTCGTTGCTCTCAGTCGGGATAACCAGTCAACAGATGAGTACTTGCCTGATCAGAGGTCTCATTTGTATGGAATTACAGTTGCTCCTCCACACTGTTTATAA
- the nid2a gene encoding nidogen-2 isoform X24 has product MTWDKIAVLFLQLLWTVHRVTAIHRHDIYPYGMLYGDVALQEGDDETSKVITLTKPMYFYEASFTNLYVATNGIISTQDLPMEKQYVDDGFPTDFPVIAPFLADIDTSKGKGSIFYRQTESPTVLKRAEADVKRGFPDATFTPTHAFIATWENVSAYEEVTRSSRPSNRVNTFQVVLAYNEKDTYALFLYPEDGLQFFGTRPKESYNVEIELPARVGFTRGELSYFFFSRTEGPYYSVTSNEQSVKNLYQKGNIGEPGVWLFHVGNRYSFQNVVPAQHEVVSTKAPPVLVAVFSDEDYTEEEYPIDPDFQDPTTTEFLEPEQDSSLLERLNQEAPLGQSPLQPSVSGPGEFPQPDPRNLPPEDVTQPQRPLPKHAILQVYPNRVKDVPPHNSGGQVFSVEERVNFESGVIHYSTDNKETCERFQQQCSQNAHCTDYPTGFCCHCNSGFYGNGRHCLPNGAPHRVNGKVRGTVLVGGTVVQLDSIDLHAYIVVGDGRAYTAISEVPEPVGWALMPVAPIGGLFGWLFALELPNSLNGFSITGAEFTRRADVTFYPGNQRLSIVQTATGLDTQNYLNVDTHLQGSVPFIPPGATVQMEPFKDTYQYYPSLITSSSVREFTVVSAEKGTETLTFQVRQNITYRDCTHGHRRGLETQELRMERIFVMYVKEERILRYAITNKIGPLGAGETEPENVNPCYSGNHDCDTTAQCVPGEGQLFSCQCATGYSGDGRNCYDVDECAEGLSSCGAHSHCVNLPGSHRCQCEGGFEFGFDGRTCQDVDECRDQPCHAQALCSNVPGSFHCQCQPGYHGDGFQCHPQNGRPKTQCEQHRDSLQSRNDGVPRVGAFIPECDEEGQYRPQQCHGSTGHCWCVDSRGQERAGTRTPPGTPTINCYEPGRLKTQCEQHRDSLQSGNDGVPRVGAFIPECDEEGQYRPQQCHGSTGHCWCVDSRGQERAGTRTPPGTSRINCDESGRPKTQCEQHRDSLQSGNGGVPRVGAFIPQCDEEGQYRPQQCHGSTGHCWCVDSRGQERAGTRTPPGTPTINCDEPGRPRTQCEQHRDSLQSGNDGFPRVGAFIPQCDEEGQYRPQQCHGSTGHCWCVDSRGQERAGTRTPPGTPRINCDEPGHPKTQCEQHRDSLQSRKDGVPLAGAFIPQCDEEGQYRPQQCHGSTGHCWCVDSRGQERAGTRTPPGTPRINCDEPVYPGRPKTQCEQHRDSLQSGNDGVPRVGAFIPECDEEGQYRPQQCHGSTGHCWCVDSRGQERAGTRTPPGTPRINCDEPGRLKTQCEQHRDSLQSRNGDVPRVGAFIPECDEEGQYRPQQCHGSTGHCWCVDSRGQERAGTRTPPGTPRINCDESGHPKTQCEQHRDSLQSRKDGVPLAGAFIPQCDEEGQYRPQQCHGSTGHCWCVDSRGQERAGTRTPPGTPRINCDEPVIVPPTQRPETVCERWRASLLQQYAGQPDSRHYLPQCDSSGEFNPVQCYGDSSYCWCVDRNGREVPGTRSHDAVKPACIPTVAPPTMRPLPRPDVTPPPAGTSLLYAQGQQIGVLPLNGTQMDKQRSSVLLALHGSIVVGIDYDCRERKVYWTDLAGRTISRASLEPGSESEIIINTALTSPEGLAVDVARRRLFWVDSTPDKIETANLDGSDRRVLFDTDLVNPRAIIVDSPTGTLYWTDWNREAPKIESSSVDGQNRRVLVQDGIGLPNALAYDSTTRQVCWADAGTKRLECISPNGTGRRVVHSNLNYPFSMVSFANHYYYTDWRRDGVVALSRDNQSTDEYLPDQRSHLYGITVAPPHCL; this is encoded by the exons GTAAACACGTTTCAAGTGGTGCTTGCGTACAATGAGAAGGATACTTATGCGCTCTTCCTATACCCTGAGGATGGCCTGCAGTTTTTTGGGACACGGCCCAAAGAATCTTACAATGTCGAAATTGAGCTTCCAGCTCGTGTGGGTTTTACCAGAGGAGAGCTGTCCTACTTCTTCTTTTCTCGGACTGAAGGGCCTTACTACAGCGTCACCAGCAACGAGCAGTCTGTCAAGAACCTTTACCA AAAGGGAAACATAGGAGAGCCTGGAGTTTGGCTTTTCCATGTTGGAAACAGATATTCCTTCCAGAATGTCGTTCCTGCACAGCATGAGGTTGTTTCAACCAAAGCTCCCCCAGTTCTGGTTGCTGTGTTCTCTGATGAAGACTACACAGAGGAGGAGTACCCCATCGATCCAGACTTTCAGGATCCCACCACAACAGAGTTTCTTGAGCCAGAGCAGGACTCCTCCCTACTGGAGCGTCTCAACCAGGAGGCGCCTCTTGGTCAATCTCCACTTCAGCCCTCAGTGTCTGGTCCAGGTGAATTTCCTCAGCCTGATCCCCGTAATCTCCCCCCGGAGGATGTGACCCAGCCCCAGCGGCCATTACCAAAGCACGCAATTCTGCAGGTGTACCCGAACCGTGTGAAGGACGTCCCACCTCACAACTCTGGTGGCCAAGTGTTCAGTGTTGAGGAGAGAGTGAACTTTGAGTCTGGAG TGATCCATTACTCAACCGATAATAAAGAGACATGCGAGCGCTTCCAGCAGCAGTGCAGTCAGAACGCACACTGCACAGACTATCCCACTGGCTTCTGCTGCCACTGCAACTCAGGATTCTACGGCAACGGCCGCCACTGCCTGCCAAACG GTGCACCTCATCGTGTGAATGGTAAAGTCAGAGGGACTGTGCTGGTGGGTGGCACAGTAGTGCAGCTGGACAGCATTGACCTGCATGCCTACATCGTGGTTGGCGATGGGCGAGCGTACACTGCCATCAGTGAGGTCCCGGAGCCGGTGGGCTGGGCCCTCATGCCTGTGGCCCCCATTGGAGGTCTGTTTGGTTGGCTCTTTGCCCTGGAGCTGCCTAACAGCCTTAATGGCTTCAGTATCACCG GTGCCGAATTCACTCGCCGTGCAGATGTGACCTTCTATCCTGGTAACCAGCGTCTCAGCATCGTCCAGACAGCTACGGGTTTGGATACCCAGAACTACCTCAATGTGGACACTCATTTACAAGGCAGTGTTCCCTTCATCCCTCCTGGTGCTACAGTGCAGATGGAGCCATTTAAGGACACCTACCAGTATTATCCTTCAT TGATTACCTCCTCATCAGTGCGTGAGTTTACAGTCGTGTCAGCTGAAAAAGGAACAGAGACCCTCACTTTCCAGGTCAGACAGAACATCACATACAGGGATTGCACTCACGGGCACCGCAGAGGACTGGAGACACAGGAGCTGAGAATGGAGCGCATATTTGTTATGTACGTCAAAGAGGAGCGCATCCTTCGATATGCCATCACCAACAAGATCGGCCCTCTCGGAG CTGGAGAAACCGAGCCAGAAAATGTGAACCCCTGTTACTCTGGAAATCATGACTGTGACACAACTGCACAGTGCGTGCCGGGCGAGGGACAGCTGTTCTCGTGCCAGTGCGCCACAGGTTACAGTGGAGACGGTCGCAACTGTTATG ATGTGGATGAGTGTGCAGAAGGTCTGAGCTCCTGTGGTGCTCACTCTCACTGCGTGAACCTGCCCGGAAGCCATCGCTGTCAGTGTGAGGGCGGATTTGAGTTTGGATTTGATGGCCGCACATGTCAGG ATGTAGACGAGTGTCGTGACCAGCCGTGTCACGCCCAGGCCTTGTGCTCCAACGTTCCGGGATCTTTCCACTGCCAGTGCCAACCAGGATACCATGGAGATGGTTTCCAGTGCCACCCTCAAAATG GTCGTCCCAAAACCCAGTGTGAGCAGCACAGAGACAGTCTTCAGAGCAGAAACGATGGTGTTCCTCGCGTAGGAGCCTTCATCCCTGAGTGTGATGAGGAGGGTCAGTACaggcctcagcagtgccacggGTCCACAGGTCACTGCTGGTGTGTGGACAGTAGGGGGCAGGAGAGAGCAGGAACCCGAACTCCACCTGGTACCCCGACAATAAACTGTTATGAGCCTG GTCGTCTCAAGACCCAGTGTGAGCAGCACAGAGACAGTCTTCAGAGCGGAAATGATGGTGTTCCTCGCGTAGGAGCCTTCATCCCTGAGTGTGATGAGGAGGGTCAGTACaggcctcagcagtgccacggGTCCACAGGTCACTGCTGGTGTGTGGACAGTAGGGGGCAGGAGAGAGCGGGAACCCGAACTCCACCTGGAACCTCGAGAATAAACTGTGACGAGTCTG GTCGTCCCAAAACCCAGTGTGAGCAGCACAGAGACAGTCTTCAGAGCGGAAACGGTGGTGTTCCTCGTGTAGGAGCCTTCATCCCTCAGTGTGATGAGGAGGGTCAGTACaggcctcagcagtgccacggGTCCACAGGTCACTGCTGGTGTGTGGACAGTAGGGGGCAGGAGAGAGCAGGAACCCGAACTCCACCTGGAACCCCGACAATAAACTGTGATGAGCCTG GTCGTCCCAGGACCCAGTGTGAGCAGCACAGAGACAGTCTTCAGAGCGGAAACGATGGTTTTCCTCGTGTAGGAGCCTTCATCCCTCAGTGTGATGAGGAGGGTCAGTACaggcctcagcagtgccacggGTCCACAGGTCACTGCTGGTGTGTGGATAGTAGGGGGCAGGAGAGAGCGGGAACCCGAACTCCACCTGGAACCCCGAGAATAAACTGTGACGAGCCTG GTCATCCCAAGACCCAGTGTGAGCAGCACAGAGACAGTCTTCAGAGCAGAAAAGATGGTGTTCCTCTGGCAGGAGCCTTCATCCCTCAGTGTGATGAGGAGGGTCAGTACaggcctcagcagtgccacggGTCCACAGGTCACTGCTGGTGTGTGGACAGTAGGGGGCAGGAGAGAGCAGGAACCCGAACTCCACCTGGAACCCCGAGAATAAACTGTGATGAGCCTG TGTATCCAGGTCGTCCCAAGACCCAGTGTGAGCAGCACAGAGACAGTCTTCAGAGCGGAAACGATGGTGTTCCTCGCGTAGGAGCCTTCATCCCTGAGTGTGATGAGGAGGGTCAGTACaggcctcagcagtgccacggGTCCACAGGTCACTGCTGGTGTGTGGACAGTAGGGGGCAGGAGAGAGCGGGAACCCGAACTCCACCTGGAACCCCGAGAATAAACTGTGACGAGCCTG GTCGTCTCAAGACCCAGTGTGAGCAGCACAGAGACAGTCTTCAGAGCAGAAACGGTGATGTTCCTCGCGTAGGAGCCTTTATCCCTGAGTGTGATGAGGAAGGTCAGTACAGACCTCAGCAGTGCCACGGGTCCACAGGTCACTGCTGGTGTGTGGACAGTAGGGGGCAGGAGAGAGCGGGAACCCGAACTCCACCTGGAACCCCGAGAATAAACTGTGACGAGTCTG GTCATCCCAAGACCCAGTGTGAGCAGCACAGAGACAGTCTTCAGAGCAGAAAAGATGGTGTTCCTCTGGCAGGAGCCTTCATCCCTCAGTGTGATGAGGAGGGTCAGTACaggcctcagcagtgccacggGTCCACAGGTCACTGCTGGTGTGTGGACAGTAGGGGGCAGGAGAGAGCAGGAACCCGAACTCCACCTGGAACCCCGAGAATAAACTGTGACGAGCCTG TGATAGTGCCTCCAACCCAGCGTCCAGAGACCGTCTGTGAGCGCTGGAGAGCCAGTCTGTTGCAGCAATATGCAGGCCAGCCGGATTCCCGCCACTATCTACCTCAGTGTGACTCCTCCGGCGAGTTCAACCCGGTTCAGTGCTATGGAGACAGCAGCTACTGCTGGTGTGTGGACCGAAACGGACGTGAAGTACCAGGAACCCGCTCACACGACGCTGTGAAACCTGCCT GTATACCGACTGTGGCCCCTCCCACCATGCGCCCTCTGCCTCGCCCAGATGTGACCCCGCCTCCAGCAGGCACATCTTTGCTCTATGCCCAGGGTCAACAGATTGGAGTTTTGCCTCTCAATGGCACACAGATGGACAAGCAGAGATCTTCAGTGCTGCTTGCTCTACAT GGCTCTATAGTGGTCGGCATTGATTACGACTGCAGAGAAAGGAAAGTTTACTGGACAGATCTGGCAGGACGGACAATCAGTCGAGCCAGTCTGGAGCCAGGATCAGAATCTGAGATTATCATCAATACAG CTCTGACGAGTCCAGAAGGTCTTGCTGTAGATGTGGCCCGTAGGAGACTGTTTTGGGTGGACAGCACACCAGACAAGATAGAAACAGCAAACCTTGATGGAAGTGACAGACGTGTTCTGTTTGACACAGACTTAGTGAATCCTAGAGCCATCATTGTGGACTCCCCTACAGG AACCCTCTACTGGACTGACTGGAACCGAGAAGCTCCTAAAATCGAGAGCTCCTCAGTGGATGGACAAAACCGAAGAGTCCTGGTACAGGACGGCATTGGATTGCCCAATGCTTTGGCCTATGACTCCACTACACGCCAGGTCTGCTGGGCCGATGCAG GAACCAAGCGCCTAGAGTGTATATCGCCTAACGGGACAGGGAGACGTGTGGTCCACAGTAACCTGAACTACCCCTTCAGCATGGTCTCCTTCGCCAATCACTACTATTACACAGACTGGAGGAG AGATGGGGTCGTTGCTCTCAGTCGGGATAACCAGTCAACAGATGAGTACTTGCCTGATCAGAGGTCTCATTTGTATGGAATTACAGTTGCTCCTCCACACTGTTTATAA